The genomic segment ACGCTGACCGGGCGCAGTTCGAAGATCTCCGCCTCAATCTGGGCCTCCACCAACAGGTCCTCCGCCATCGCCACCACCTGCCGAGAGTTCGACGCGATGATCTGCACGAACTCCAACTGGCGATCGTTGAGCGGGCCAGGGCTCTGCTCAGCCAAGAGTTCAGCAGCACCACTGATCAGCGCCAGAGGCGTACGCACCTCGTGACCGAGGACATTGGGCCGCTCCACACGCTGCTCGACCAGCTCAGCCAATCGACGCTGGGAACGGTTCATCTGTGACAAGGCGCTGTGTTCCCGCCACCACAACAGGGCGAAGACAACACTGGTCAGCAGCGCCGTCGATGCCACCAAAAACCCAGGACCCACTAGCCAATCCTTGCACGTGGGGCCCTGAGGGACTGCCCCGGGTTGGTTGACACTGACATCTCAGGTCCGTGAGGGCCTGGTGAGAGGATGCATGTCATGCCCAAGCCCCATCCCCAGGAGTTCCGCGACGACGTGATTGTGGTGGCCCGCAAGGGCGAGGCGCCGAATGGCCAGATCGCCAAGGACTTCGGGATCAGTGAGTCCTGCCTGCGCAACTGGCTGGCCAAGGCCGACCGCGCTGATGCCCCGGCCGGCGACAACCGCTCGGCTGCCGAACTGCGGGAGGCCAAGAAACGCATCAGGCTGCTGGAACGGGAAAACGAGGTCCTGCGTCGCGCCGCGGCCTATCTGTCTCGTGACATCAACCCAGAATGATGTACCCCTTGGTTACCGACTTGGCCCAGGCCAAGGGGGCGCAGGTTCGGGTGCCGGTGGCGGTCTCGTGCGCTCACCCCAGTAGATTTCGAACTGGTCCAACAGACGGTCACACAGGCCGCCTGACCAGCCCCTAGAAATCTGTCAACCAAACTGGGGGCAGTCCCGACACCGCCAAGTTCATCGAGAAGATCTCAGGGCACCAAAGAGGTCCAATTCAGGCCTGACAGGCCGAGAACACCCGGCCCTCCCGGCCAAATCAGAGAGCAAAGGAAGGGGCTTGCTGCCGTAGTGGCAGCAAACCCCTTCGATCGCTCTCTGTTTTGGCTGGCCCCTCGACAGACTCGGGGGCGAGGGATCCCGCTCGGGGAGCGGGGGTGTCCGCTCGGGGAGCATCGGTCAAAGACCCAGACGGTCCCTCACGTCGGCGGGCCAGGCCGAGACATCCATGCCGTGGCGGACCAGCAGGGCGATCGTCGCGCGCTCCATGCCCATCCCGGCGCACGACGAGTGGGCGAGCGTTCCGTCGGGCAGGGTGATGCCGAAGTTCTCGCCGAAGTGCGTGCGGTGGGCATTGCCCGAGGCGATGGCGGTCTGCTTGTCGTCGTAGATGTCGGTGAGCACCTCGAACTTCAAGGCCTCGCTCTTCTGGCCGACGGCCAGCATGCGGCCCGCGCGCCCGAAGAAGGGGTCATTGGCGACGTCGGTGGTCACGCCCAGACCCAGGTCCTTGAACAGCGCGACGTAGTTGTTCATCCACACGTCGCGGTGCTCCTGCGCCCCGTCGGCGGTGCCTATGTAGACCTGCTCGTAGATCCGGAAGCAGACCATCCGCATCGGGTCCACCTCGGGCTCGTGGCGGAAACACCAGCTACGGGCCTCCACGCGCACCGGCTCGGGCAGCTCCCCGGCATAGCGCGGGTACACGTTGTGGCAGGTGGCGGGAACCATCATCAGGCCCGACGGCACCAGGGTGTCGGCCCATTCGCCACCCTCCTCGTAGACCTTCAGCAGCGCCTTGTGGTCCTTGTCATTGCCCGTGAAGGTGTCGACGGCGCCGGTCAGCTGCGGGAAGCTGGCCAGGTAGTCGGTCTTCAGGTAGGCAGCGCGGGGCTCCAGCGGCGGGAAGAACATCCGCTGCACCGTCTCGTCGGGCTTCTCGAGGGCCACCAGTGCCTTGGCGAGACCGTCGATGACGGCCTCGAAATCGGCGCCACGGCCGTAGATGCCATGACTGCCACTGGGGCTCTGGTGCCCCGCCTGCTCAAGCTGCTTCGCGAGCTCGACGCGGGCCTGTTCTCCACTGCCGACCGGCATGGTGGTTCCTCTCGTTGGAGCTGTGTAGGGGTCAGTCCTGCAGGGACTCGACGGCCGCGACGATCCGGCCGATGGTGCCGAAGGTCTCGCGGTTGAGCATCTCGTCGGGGAATTCGACGTCCAGCTCGTCCTCCAGCCCCAGCATCACGTTGACGCTGGCGTGCGAGGTCATGCCCACCGCGTACAGGTCATCGTCGAGGCCGATGGTGTTGGCATCGGTGCTCATCCGGCCGTGCTCGGCGAGCACCTGGCGAACGGTCTGTTCGGTCATGGTCTTCTTCCTTCAAACTGCGACGGCGAAGGCCATCGCCATCGTGCGGTCATGGGTGATGGACAGCTCCACCTGGGAGATGCCCTGGCTGGAGGCCCACGTCCGGGCCCGGTCATGGAGCACCACACCCGGCCAGCCACCGGGAGTGGAGATGATCTGGATGTCCGTCCAGGGCAGTGCCCGGTCCGACGGAAAGTGCAGTGCCTTGAAGACGGCCTCCTTGGCGGCGAAGCGCCCGGCGAAGTGCTGGGCCCGGCGTGCGGGGGAGTGGCCGTCGTGGCCGGTCAACTCCTCGGCCCGGTGGATGCGACGCAGGTAGCGCTCGCCGAAATGCTCCAGCGCGTCGGCGACCTCGCCGACGTCGACCAGATCGACCCCCGTGTTCATTGGCACCCCCTTGCCATTCCTCACGATAGTGACCAAAGCCCGCTCAAGAGCCGAGAGTGGCCCGCAGCCTGCGCGAACGCAGCAGCTCGTCGCGGATCAACTGGCAGCTGCGCCGACGGGCCCGCACCCCGAACAGGGCATGGTCCAGCTCTGGGTCCACGATGGCCTGGAAGGGCGCTCCGGTACGGCGGGCCCACGCAATTGCCGCCTCGCCGCGCTGTGCCGCCAGGGCGCCGAAGTCCTCCGGGCTGAAGGCCAGCACCAGCTCCGTGTCCAGGGCGGCCTCCCGCAGGAAGTCATCAGGCGCGTGCGCCTTGCCGAGCCGGCCCAGGGTGCGCCACAGCGGCTGCGGCATGTTCGTCTTCAGACCGGCGCGCAGGCGCTGCTTCCGAGTGGCGCCGGGCGCCGCGCCCTCCTCGCCGGTGTGGTCCAGGTGGCTCGGATCCGTGGCCATTGCCACCTCGTCCGGGATGTCGGCCGGATTGCGGTCGAAGGCCAACAGGTTGATGCCCACCACCTTGCTGAAAAGCAGTCCGTTGGGCCGCACGATCTCGAAGTAGACGCTGGAACACATCCCCACCCCGATCGGCTTGGTCCCGGTGTGTGCCGCCAGCCAACGGGCAGCGGTGGCGACGTCGTCGACGAAGGCCGGCATGTAGGGCATCGGGTCCGTGGGCAGCGGACCGCCCAGTTCACCGGTGCCGTGCTTGTCCACGCGCAGCCCGCAACCGCCCAGCGCGGCCACCTCACGGGCACTGATCGCCCACAACCCGCTCGGCCCGTCCAGGGGTTCGCTGGAGGCGGCGACGTAGAGCACCGACTGGTCGGGCTCCTGGTCCACGGGTTCGGTGAGGATGCCCAGCAGCCCCGTCGACAGCTCGACGACGCTCTCCCGCACGCGCACCATCGCCGCATGACGCCCCTGCCCGGGGGCGGGGACGTGGAACTCGGCCACGGGCCGGGGTTCGAGGTGCAGCTCCTGGTCCGCTTCGCCGGCGATGGAGGAATACCAGGAGGTGATGGCGGCCACCGTGCGCGTCGGCACCGCTGCCGTCATGGACGAGGTCTCCAACATGGCAATCTGCTCGTCGCTGCTCCACACACCGTCGTTGCCCGGGTAGGCCCCCGGATCCGACGCCCCGCCGGCCCGCACGATGGTGGCTGTGGGCACCTCGGGCAGCGTCAGCCCCTTCAGCTTCAGTGCCCGCAATTCTTCGCCATCGGCCTTGCGCAGGGTGTAGCCCAGACCGTGGAAGTCCTCCGAGCCGTCACCGGACAAGCCGTCGGAGGCGTACATCGCCTGCTCATAGCGCAGGAAGTGGCGGCCGCTGGGAACGGCATCCCACAGCAGCAGGGAGGCGATGTCCAGCTCGGCAGCCTGGGCTGCGGCCAGCAGCGCACCCAACCGCAGACCGGCCAGGTGGACTCGCTCGACGCCGGCGCCACGCAACTGCTCGACGACGGCCGCCAGGTCCGCACGCCAGTTGTCCAGCAGGTTCAGCGACGGATCCATCGGGGCCGAATCCGACTGGCCCGTCCAGGTGAAGCGCACGGCGAGCAGGCCATTGCGGGCCAGCGCGTCACCCAGCTGGCGCAGCGTGCGGTAGCTGGCCACCTGTTCGCGGCCCAACGGCGGGCAGAGCACCACCGCGCCCTTGACTGGGCCCTGTGGTGCATGCAGATGGGCCAGGACCGGGAAGTCAGGCCGCCCCATCCATGTGGTGATGTTCCCCCGAAGCATCGCCATCTCCTTGCTCTAGATCATCAGGCGCGCGGAGCGGCCTGCTCCTCGGTGATGGGCGCCGCGGTTGCGTCGCCGCTCGTACGGG from the Luteococcus japonicus genome contains:
- a CDS encoding holo-ACP synthase, coding for MNTGVDLVDVGEVADALEHFGERYLRRIHRAEELTGHDGHSPARRAQHFAGRFAAKEAVFKALHFPSDRALPWTDIQIISTPGGWPGVVLHDRARTWASSQGISQVELSITHDRTMAMAFAVAV
- a CDS encoding acyl carrier protein; protein product: MTEQTVRQVLAEHGRMSTDANTIGLDDDLYAVGMTSHASVNVMLGLEDELDVEFPDEMLNRETFGTIGRIVAAVESLQD